From Streptomyces sp. TLI_105, the proteins below share one genomic window:
- a CDS encoding DUF1697 domain-containing protein gives MTKTKTYAALLRGINVSGHRKVPMAELRSLLEGLGHTDVRTYLQSGNAVFTTDSGEGEDELRTALEDAIEERFGFRVDCLVRDGDYLAAVADACPFPAAELQGKQLHAFYYSGPADPERFASIDREAFLPEDFALGDRVLYLYTPEGLGKSKLGEAVSRPSVVKGLVATGRNWNTVLKLIEMTREN, from the coding sequence ATGACGAAGACGAAGACCTACGCGGCCCTGCTCCGCGGCATCAACGTGAGCGGGCACCGGAAGGTCCCCATGGCGGAGCTCCGGAGCCTCCTCGAAGGTCTCGGGCACACGGACGTCCGCACCTACCTCCAGAGCGGCAACGCCGTCTTCACCACCGACTCCGGCGAGGGCGAGGACGAACTCAGGACCGCGCTGGAGGACGCGATCGAGGAACGCTTCGGCTTCCGCGTCGACTGTCTCGTCCGCGACGGCGACTACCTCGCCGCCGTCGCCGACGCCTGCCCCTTCCCGGCGGCCGAACTCCAGGGCAAGCAGCTCCACGCCTTCTACTACTCCGGGCCCGCCGACCCCGAGCGCTTCGCCTCCATCGACCGCGAGGCCTTCCTGCCCGAGGACTTCGCCCTCGGCGACCGCGTGCTCTACCTCTACACCCCCGAAGGCCTCGGGAAGTCCAAGCTGGGCGAGGCGGTCTCCCGGCCGTCCGTCGTGAAGGGCCTCGTCGCCACCGGCCGGAACTGGAACACCGTGCTCAAACTCATCGAGATGACACGGGAGAACTGA
- a CDS encoding ABC transporter substrate-binding protein codes for MRRILTAVAALALLLTGCTGGDDGPDDGVVRLRFQSLAWQKESVDANRQLVDEWNAGHPDIQVEYVQGSWDSVHDQLLTSFEGGEAPDIIHDASDDLADFAYGGRLADLRPLLSERLRADIPAAGWETTTFGAGVYGVPFLQEPRVVIANRKILESSGVRVPTPERPWSWTEFRQIAQDLTRTMGPGRHAVAWPLREPVSVSLNLGVSAGGRLFHRGPDGRVTLDFTEADGIVPGTVHDQVVTDRTAPRTTLGSGGSDTLPGFFAGKYAMVPLGFAYRQQIAQQAPEGFEWTVLPAPAGDEGLAQGVSPQTLSIAEESPHKKEAARFLDFFLRPANMVRLARGDWMLPTGTAALADPSLHTARDGWATGAAVARWLRPAPAQSVRGYPEWKDKVATPAFQEYYSGAIDGAELRRRLVEDGNRVLARYQRR; via the coding sequence ATGAGGAGGATCCTGACCGCCGTCGCCGCGCTCGCCCTGCTCCTCACCGGCTGCACCGGGGGCGACGACGGCCCCGACGACGGTGTCGTACGGCTCCGGTTCCAGTCCCTCGCCTGGCAGAAGGAGTCCGTCGACGCCAACCGGCAGCTGGTGGACGAGTGGAACGCCGGCCACCCCGACATCCAGGTCGAGTACGTCCAGGGCAGCTGGGACTCCGTGCACGACCAGCTCCTCACCTCCTTCGAGGGCGGCGAGGCGCCCGACATCATCCACGACGCCTCCGACGACCTGGCCGACTTCGCCTACGGCGGCCGGCTCGCCGACCTCCGCCCGCTGCTGTCCGAGCGGCTGCGCGCCGACATCCCCGCCGCCGGCTGGGAGACCACCACCTTCGGCGCGGGCGTGTACGGCGTGCCCTTCCTCCAGGAACCACGCGTCGTCATCGCCAACCGGAAGATCCTGGAATCCTCCGGCGTGCGTGTCCCCACCCCCGAGAGGCCCTGGAGCTGGACCGAGTTCCGGCAGATCGCCCAGGACCTCACCCGGACCATGGGACCCGGCCGCCACGCGGTCGCCTGGCCGCTCAGGGAACCCGTCTCCGTCAGCCTCAACCTCGGCGTCTCGGCCGGCGGCCGGCTCTTCCACCGGGGCCCCGACGGCCGGGTCACCCTCGACTTCACCGAGGCCGACGGCATCGTCCCCGGCACCGTCCACGACCAGGTCGTCACCGACCGGACCGCCCCGCGCACCACGCTCGGCAGCGGCGGCTCCGACACCCTCCCCGGCTTCTTCGCCGGCAAGTACGCCATGGTCCCCCTGGGCTTCGCCTACCGGCAGCAGATCGCACAGCAGGCCCCCGAGGGCTTCGAATGGACCGTGCTGCCCGCACCCGCCGGCGACGAGGGACTCGCCCAGGGCGTCTCCCCGCAGACCCTCTCGATCGCCGAGGAAAGCCCCCACAAGAAGGAGGCGGCCCGCTTCCTCGACTTCTTCCTGCGCCCGGCGAACATGGTGCGGCTCGCACGCGGCGACTGGATGCTGCCGACCGGCACGGCCGCCCTCGCCGACCCCTCCCTGCACACCGCGCGGGACGGCTGGGCGACCGGGGCGGCGGTGGCACGGTGGCTGCGGCCCGCGCCCGCGCAGTCCGTACGCGGCTATCCCGAGTGGAAGGACAAGGTGGCGACCCCGGCCTTCCAGGAGTACTACAGCGGCGCCATCGACGGTGCGGAGCTGCGCAGACGCCTGGTCGAGGACGGCAACCGGGTCCTCGCCCGCTATCAGCGCAGATGA
- a CDS encoding carbohydrate ABC transporter permease — protein sequence MSALRTSGPARAGQYLALLAYLLFLAFPFLWLVSTAFKPAPELASLHPTWIPKDPTLDNFRQAFDEQPLLRAAANSLLAAVCAALIAVAVATPLAYVTARHRGRLAGAATGWVVISQAFPFVLVIIPLFLVLKNLHLINSVVGLVLVYVVWSLPFALWMLMGYVRAVPAELEEAAAVDGAGRIRTLVSVIAPLLAPGVVATALFAFVTAWNEFFFALVLLKSPEKQTLPVVLTHFLGAEGVADLGPLAAAAFLATLPSLVVFAVLQRRIAGGTLAGAVKS from the coding sequence GTGAGCGCCCTGCGGACGAGCGGGCCCGCGCGAGCAGGCCAGTACCTGGCCCTCCTCGCGTACCTGCTCTTCCTCGCCTTCCCCTTCCTCTGGCTGGTCTCCACCGCCTTCAAGCCCGCACCCGAGCTGGCCTCGCTCCACCCGACCTGGATCCCCAAGGACCCCACCCTCGACAACTTCCGGCAGGCCTTCGACGAGCAGCCGCTGCTCAGGGCCGCCGCGAACAGCCTGCTCGCCGCGGTCTGCGCCGCCCTGATCGCGGTCGCCGTCGCGACCCCGCTCGCCTATGTGACGGCCCGTCACCGAGGCCGGCTCGCCGGCGCCGCCACCGGCTGGGTGGTGATCAGCCAGGCTTTCCCCTTCGTCCTCGTGATCATCCCGCTCTTCCTCGTCCTCAAGAACCTGCACCTGATCAACAGCGTCGTCGGCCTCGTCCTGGTCTACGTGGTCTGGTCGCTGCCCTTCGCCCTCTGGATGCTCATGGGATACGTCAGGGCCGTCCCGGCCGAGCTGGAGGAGGCCGCCGCCGTCGACGGCGCCGGCCGGATCCGTACCCTCGTCTCGGTCATCGCGCCGCTGCTCGCCCCGGGCGTCGTCGCCACCGCGCTCTTCGCCTTCGTCACCGCCTGGAACGAGTTCTTCTTCGCGCTCGTCCTGCTCAAGTCCCCGGAGAAGCAGACGCTCCCGGTCGTCCTCACCCACTTCCTCGGCGCCGAGGGCGTCGCCGACCTCGGCCCGCTGGCGGCCGCGGCCTTCCTCGCGACCCTGCCGTCCCTCGTCGTCTTCGCGGTCCTCCAGAGACGGATCGCGGGCGGGACGCTCGCCGGGGCGGTGAAGTCATGA